A region of Planococcus sp. MSAK28401 DNA encodes the following proteins:
- a CDS encoding ABC transporter ATP-binding protein — protein sequence MTIMEVKNLSKVYGKDEMAVKALDDVSFSVNKGEFICIIGPSGSGKSTLLHLLGGVDRPTSGNVSIDGTDIYKLDETQLAIFRRRQIGLIYQFYNLIPILTVEENITLPMLLDEQRVDKHQFRKISEALGIDQRLNHLPNQLSGGQQQRVSIGRALVSNPAIMLADEPTGNLDSKNSEEIMELLKMFNKTFKQTLIVITHDERIALQADRVISIEDGKIAKDEVIRS from the coding sequence ATGACAATCATGGAAGTAAAAAACTTATCAAAAGTATACGGCAAGGATGAAATGGCGGTCAAAGCACTCGACGACGTATCATTCAGCGTCAACAAAGGCGAATTCATCTGCATCATCGGGCCATCGGGTTCCGGCAAATCTACTTTGCTTCACTTGCTCGGCGGCGTCGACCGCCCGACCAGCGGCAACGTGTCGATCGATGGCACGGATATCTACAAGCTCGACGAAACGCAGCTGGCGATTTTCCGCCGCCGCCAAATCGGCTTGATCTATCAGTTCTACAACTTGATCCCGATCTTGACGGTTGAAGAAAACATCACCTTGCCGATGCTGCTCGACGAACAACGCGTCGACAAACATCAATTCCGCAAGATATCCGAGGCGCTCGGGATCGACCAACGCCTTAACCATTTGCCGAACCAATTATCCGGCGGCCAGCAACAGCGCGTCTCGATCGGCCGCGCGCTCGTCAGCAACCCGGCGATCATGCTTGCAGATGAGCCGACCGGAAACTTGGATAGCAAAAACAGCGAGGAAATCATGGAGCTCCTCAAAATGTTCAACAAAACCTTCAAGCAGACTTTGATCGTTATCACGCACGATGAGCGCATCGCCTTGCAAGCCGATCGCGTCATTTCCATCGAAGACGGCAAGATCGCCAAAGACGAGGTCATCCGCTCATGA
- a CDS encoding ABC transporter permease, which yields MNIVNKVTVRHLKENKRRSLVTIIGAIISVAMITAVATLGVSFLDLLIREDIEQNGEWHVQYQEATVEQLQAIEQDGNTEQLIVTSDGFADFESAKTDSKRYLYFRNFEAQGMEHFPLALTEGRLPENANEVVISETLNTNSDETYQVGDTLTAGIGERMHSLENRKLSEFDAMQFGEGDTFNEELVNVEEQTFDIVGIIEQPGWEVSWLPVVSVVGFTDTNTAAADDTFDGYVVASKINNDVFDDAKAFAEAQGIPSVDFNSDLLRLYGATQNDNLRTTLFSLAGIMMGIVVIGSVALIYNAFAISVSERARHLGMLASVGATKRQKRNSVFFEGAIIGAISIPLGILAGLGGIWVTFQFVNTFLQGALNVEQQLEVVVTPMMLVVAIGVSALTILISTYIPAQKASKISAIDAIRQTQDIKLTGKAVKTSKWVRKLFGLEAEIGLKNLKRNRKRYLATVFSLVISIVLFLSVTYFTNNLKTSLEMTQSELRYDIQLYGGELNEQSLAQYANLSDVTEAGLMRQAGGEAHIPQDRLPEALLEEIERGETELVDDRYRYYVSVYAMDSENFAQYAEQIGVDPADFGQETPRAILIDEVVYQDGQSGKLKETETVKIEEGETLELLGSSINEMGEEIEPEVLANVEIAARTNEAPAGVSTSYLGNLDLIVPMDALDELGFIAGDTYPSITLASSDPMKTEAEILEINEAGIDISNVFQRRQQQEQLVLLMQVFTYGFITLISLISIANIFNTISTSIQLRKREFAMLRSVGMTPKGFNKMIRYESLFYGVKALAYGLPISFAAMVAMHFALGQTFDYGFIVPWGSVAFVIVVIFLIVGAAMLYSIAKIKNDNIIESLKQENA from the coding sequence ATGAATATCGTCAATAAAGTCACCGTCCGCCACTTGAAGGAAAACAAACGGCGCTCGCTTGTTACCATTATCGGCGCTATCATTTCCGTCGCCATGATCACCGCGGTCGCAACGCTCGGCGTGTCGTTTCTCGACTTGTTGATTCGTGAAGACATCGAACAAAATGGCGAATGGCATGTCCAATATCAAGAAGCGACTGTCGAGCAGCTCCAAGCGATTGAGCAAGACGGCAATACCGAACAGCTCATCGTCACGAGCGACGGCTTTGCCGATTTTGAGAGCGCCAAGACCGATTCCAAGCGCTATCTCTATTTTCGCAATTTCGAAGCACAGGGAATGGAACATTTCCCGCTTGCGCTCACAGAAGGGCGCTTGCCTGAAAACGCCAATGAAGTCGTTATCTCGGAAACTTTAAACACCAATTCCGATGAAACGTACCAAGTCGGCGACACTTTGACCGCGGGCATTGGCGAACGCATGCACAGCTTGGAAAACCGCAAGCTGTCAGAGTTCGATGCCATGCAATTCGGTGAAGGCGATACGTTCAATGAAGAACTGGTTAATGTAGAAGAGCAAACCTTCGACATCGTCGGCATCATCGAGCAGCCGGGCTGGGAAGTGTCTTGGCTGCCGGTTGTGAGTGTCGTCGGGTTTACCGACACCAACACTGCCGCAGCGGATGACACGTTTGACGGCTACGTCGTCGCTTCAAAAATCAACAACGACGTATTCGATGACGCCAAGGCGTTTGCCGAAGCACAAGGCATTCCGTCGGTTGATTTCAACTCAGATCTTCTGCGCTTATACGGCGCAACGCAAAACGATAATTTGCGGACGACCTTGTTCTCGCTCGCCGGCATCATGATGGGCATTGTTGTCATCGGCTCGGTGGCACTCATCTATAATGCATTCGCCATCAGCGTCTCGGAACGCGCGCGTCATCTCGGCATGCTCGCAAGCGTCGGGGCGACGAAACGCCAGAAACGCAACTCGGTGTTTTTCGAAGGGGCCATCATCGGCGCCATAAGCATCCCACTCGGCATACTCGCAGGGCTTGGCGGCATTTGGGTGACCTTCCAGTTCGTTAACACCTTCTTGCAAGGCGCGCTCAATGTCGAGCAGCAGCTAGAAGTCGTCGTCACGCCAATGATGCTGGTCGTTGCGATCGGCGTCTCGGCACTGACGATTTTGATCTCGACATACATCCCTGCTCAAAAAGCGTCGAAGATTTCCGCGATCGATGCCATCCGCCAAACGCAAGACATCAAACTGACCGGGAAAGCCGTCAAGACCTCAAAATGGGTGCGCAAGCTGTTTGGCTTAGAAGCAGAGATCGGCTTGAAAAACTTGAAGCGCAACCGCAAGCGCTATTTGGCAACGGTGTTTTCACTAGTCATTTCAATCGTCTTATTCTTGTCGGTGACTTATTTCACCAATAACTTAAAAACCTCGCTCGAAATGACGCAAAGCGAGCTGCGCTACGATATCCAATTGTACGGCGGTGAACTGAACGAACAGAGTCTCGCACAATACGCAAACCTTTCGGACGTCACCGAAGCCGGCTTAATGCGCCAAGCAGGAGGCGAAGCGCACATCCCGCAAGACCGTTTGCCGGAAGCATTGCTCGAAGAAATCGAACGGGGCGAAACGGAGCTCGTGGACGACCGCTATCGTTATTACGTGTCGGTGTATGCGATGGACAGTGAAAACTTTGCGCAATACGCAGAACAAATCGGCGTCGATCCAGCCGATTTCGGCCAGGAAACGCCGCGTGCCATTCTGATTGATGAAGTGGTCTATCAAGACGGCCAGTCCGGCAAACTGAAAGAAACGGAGACTGTCAAAATAGAGGAAGGCGAGACCTTAGAACTTCTCGGCAGTTCCATCAATGAAATGGGCGAGGAAATCGAACCGGAAGTGCTCGCCAATGTTGAAATCGCCGCAAGGACGAACGAAGCGCCAGCCGGTGTCTCGACTTCCTATCTCGGCAATTTGGATTTGATCGTGCCGATGGATGCGCTCGATGAACTCGGCTTTATTGCTGGCGACACCTATCCGTCCATCACGCTTGCATCGAGCGACCCGATGAAAACGGAAGCCGAGATTCTGGAAATCAATGAAGCGGGCATCGACATCTCGAATGTCTTCCAGCGGCGCCAACAGCAAGAACAACTCGTCTTGCTTATGCAAGTGTTCACGTACGGGTTCATCACCTTGATCTCGCTCATTTCCATCGCGAATATCTTCAACACCATCTCGACAAGCATTCAACTCAGAAAACGGGAATTCGCCATGCTGCGCTCGGTTGGCATGACACCAAAAGGCTTCAATAAAATGATCCGCTACGAAAGCCTGTTCTACGGTGTCAAAGCTTTGGCATACGGCTTGCCGATCAGTTTCGCGGCGATGGTTGCCATGCATTTCGCACTCGGCCAGACCTTTGATTACGGATTCATCGTCCCGTGGGGCAGTGTCGCCTTCGTCATCGTCGTGATCTTCTTGATTGTCGGCGCGGCAATGCTTTACTCGATTGCCAAAATCAAGAATGACAATATTATTGAAAGCTTAAAACAGGAAAATGCATAA
- a CDS encoding M48 family metallopeptidase: MMNQKQIQSSRETVYFIISLIFSILIYILAAVSIIGIGIALTVFAILLFANVVMLGTIRGNGVRIHERQFPDVYERVQTLAAQMELKKVPDVFVIQSEGALNAFATRFFGRDMVVLYSEVFELAREQGQDELDFIIAHELAHVKRRHVWKNLLILPAGFIPFLSTAYSRSCEYTCDRHAAYTIQNATAAKRALTLLGIGKKTYAEVNEDAYREQIHTESNAFVWLAEVLSTHPRLPKRIQSIERFHDGDVKYYEPNNGKIALGATLLIAGVTAGYIGLIALTTAGTIAFASFMQFSEASFADGFSVDGETPLMVAASDGDVAEVEAQLANGADIDARNGGNEDALMYAMYSGDTDVVTTLLEAGADPNTTDDFGTVLATAVAYGDYESAKILVENGADPALEGPDGLSAMDEIGASSEEEFMEMLEQGY, encoded by the coding sequence ATGATGAACCAGAAACAGATTCAATCCAGCAGAGAGACCGTGTATTTTATAATCAGCCTGATCTTCAGCATTCTTATTTATATTTTGGCAGCTGTCTCCATTATCGGTATCGGCATCGCCTTGACGGTGTTTGCGATTCTTTTGTTCGCAAATGTCGTCATGCTCGGCACGATTCGCGGCAACGGCGTGCGCATCCACGAGCGTCAATTCCCAGATGTCTATGAACGCGTGCAAACTTTAGCTGCGCAAATGGAATTAAAGAAAGTACCGGACGTCTTTGTCATCCAATCCGAAGGGGCACTTAACGCGTTTGCCACACGCTTCTTCGGCCGCGACATGGTCGTGTTGTATTCGGAAGTGTTTGAACTGGCGCGCGAGCAAGGCCAAGACGAACTCGATTTCATCATCGCCCACGAACTGGCTCACGTAAAACGCCGCCACGTTTGGAAAAATCTATTGATCCTACCGGCTGGGTTCATCCCGTTCCTCAGTACCGCATACAGCCGTTCATGTGAATACACGTGCGACCGCCACGCCGCGTACACCATTCAAAACGCCACAGCCGCAAAACGCGCATTGACGCTGCTTGGCATCGGCAAGAAAACCTACGCAGAAGTGAACGAAGACGCGTACCGCGAACAAATCCACACCGAGTCGAATGCATTTGTGTGGCTTGCCGAAGTATTGTCGACGCACCCGCGTTTGCCGAAGCGTATCCAGTCCATCGAGCGCTTCCATGACGGTGATGTGAAATACTACGAGCCGAACAATGGCAAAATTGCTCTGGGTGCAACATTGCTCATTGCGGGAGTCACCGCAGGCTATATCGGCCTCATCGCGTTAACGACAGCCGGCACCATAGCCTTCGCAAGCTTCATGCAATTTTCAGAAGCAAGCTTCGCCGACGGGTTTTCAGTCGACGGTGAAACGCCGCTCATGGTCGCAGCCTCAGATGGCGATGTTGCTGAAGTGGAAGCCCAACTCGCAAACGGCGCAGACATCGATGCCCGCAACGGCGGGAATGAAGACGCCTTGATGTACGCGATGTATTCAGGCGATACGGACGTTGTCACCACGCTGCTCGAAGCAGGAGCGGACCCGAACACGACCGATGACTTTGGAACGGTTCTCGCGACAGCCGTCGCTTATGGGGATTACGAAAGCGCTAAAATTCTCGTCGAAAACGGCGCCGACCCAGCACTCGAAGGTCCAGATGGCTTGAGCGCCATGGATGAAATCGGCGCAAGTTCCGAAGAAGAGTTCATGGAAATGCTGGAACAAGGCTATTAA